GAAGCTGTTCTCGGCCGGGTTCTGATATACCGCGTCAGTACGTATGTTTTCTGCCGGGTTGAGCACGGGGTGCCGGCTTCTGCAGTGAATGCTCCCAGGAGGAAGGAGACCATGAGGTGATCGACTGCTCCAGCGAGGTAGAGCAGGGCAAGCGTTTCGCCTTCGGCCGCAACTGGCAGGAGTTCAGCCAGCTGGTCGACGAGGACCGTATCGCCGGCGCCCGGGAGTCCATCGTGGCGGCCTTGGGGACCAGCGATCTCGCAGGCCGCTCGTTCCTGGACATCGGCTGCGGCAGCGGGCTGTTCTCGCTGGCCGCACTCCAACTCGGCGCGAGGGTGCACTCCTTCGACTACGATCCCGACGCGGTGGCGACCACCGGGCGGCTGCGCGACCGTTACGCGCTCGACAGTGACTGGCGGGTGGAACAGGGTTCGGTGCTGGACTCCTCCCTGATTTCCCGCCTCGGACAGTTCGACATCGTCTACTCCTGGGGAGTGCTGCACCACACGGGTGCTCTCTGGGATGCCCTGGACGCCGCCTGCCGACTGGTTGCCCCCGGTGGGCTGCTGTATGTGTCGATCTACAACGACCAGGGTCTGCGCAGCCGCGCGTGGACACATGTCAAGCGCACGTACAACGCCTCCGGCCCGGCGACGCGGCGCTTGCTGGTGGCCGGCAGCCGGATGTATCTGACGGCACCTGGACGCGCGGTCGCCCTGCTGAAGCTGGCCAGGTCGGGACGGCGTCCCGCCGGCGGCCAGGCCCGGCGCGCTCGCGGCATGTCCGCCCGATACGACCTCATCGACTGGGTCGGGGGCTATCCCTTCGAAGTCGCCGCTCCGGAAGAGGTGTTCCGTGTGGGCCGGCGCCATGGGATGGAACTGCGTCATCTCAAGACCTGCGGAGGGGGCCTGGGCTGCAACGAGTACGTCTTCGCCTCGTGTGCCGACCTGGACCCGGCGCAGACGTCGTCGGCGGTCCGCAGTGCGACGGCGGTGGCCTGACCGTACGTCCGGACCGCCGGCCTTCGCGGAAGGCCTGCGGCCGTCCGTCCCGGCACCGCCGTTGGTGCCGGGACGGCTGTTCCCCCGCCCTCACCTCGCGGATCTGCGCTCCAGCAGTTTGCGGTACAGGCTGATGTGCCGCTCCACCATGGTGTCCGCGCTCAAGTGCTCAAGGGCCCACTGCCGGGCAGCGTTCCCGAGTCGTGTGGCGGCAGCGCCGTCGGTGAGCATCCAGTGCAGACCCTGCGCCAGGGCTTCGGTGTCTGCGGGGGGCACCAGCACACCTCGGTCCCGCAGCAACTCCGGTGTTCCGCCGACGGCGGTGGCAACTACGGGTCGGCCGACCGCCATGGCCTCCATGACCGCGTTGCTCAGGCCCTCCTCCAGAGAGGGCAGCACGACGACGTCCGCCCGGGCGAGGAAGGCGGGCACATCCGTGCGATGGCTCAGAAAACGCACGTCGATGCCCAGCCGGTCGGCCTGCTGTTGCAGAGGGATCCGCTCGGGTCCTTCACCGATCAGCACGAGGGTGCAGAGCTGCCCCCGCTGCCGCAGCCGGCCTACGGCATCGAGCAGATACTGGTGGCCCTTGTACTTGCGCAGGTTGGCCACGCACAGCACGACCGGCAGGTCCGATGTCAGGTCAGCCGGGGCGACCGTCCGAAAATCCCGCGCTTCCATCCCGTTGTGAATGACGCCGATCCGGTCCTGTGACAGGCCCTCCTGCCGCCGGGCGTCCTCGGCCACGGCGTGTGCATTGGCCACGACGAAGTCGGTCATCCCGGTGGCGACCCGCTCCACGGCCAGCATTCCACGGCGTCCCTCCTTGAACGTGCCCAGACTGCGCCGCCCCGCCACGCACACCGGGACCCGTGCGATGCGAGCTGCGGGAGCCGCCGCGATGTAGCAGTGGAACAAGTAGGCGTGCAGGACCTGCGGCCGCGTGCGTCGCAGGTGTGCCACGAGCCTGGCGTACGCCTTCACGTCCGCCACGGTCCCTTCCACGGCACCCCGGAGATCGACCCATGGCCGGGCGATTCCGCGGCATCCCAGGCCGATCACATTCACCCCGGAACCGGACAGCTCTGCCATCCGCGGGCCACGTTCGGACAGCAGCAGCAGTGAGGTCTCGATGCCTCGGTCAGCCAGACCCCGTGCCAGCATCACGATCTGTTTTTCCGCACCACCCAGCCCCAATTGCCCGATCATCAGACAGACTCGGGAAAGCTTGGTATCGGCGGCGGTATCGCCGGCGTCCGGTACGGCTCTGGCGTCGCGGCATCCAGTCACTGATATCAGCTCCATCCAGCCGGCGGTTCAGGCACGACACGAGCGTGCCTTCTTTCTTGTCCAGGCTCTCAGCACTATTTGCGTCGCTATCAACCGCGACGCGCGTCGGACGGGTGATGGCACGGCAACCAGGCCGAGGGCGGCTATCCGGGCGGCACGGAGGCCGCAGCCTGCTTGCCGGGCACGCACCGACGCACGGCGGCGAGGAGCACGAGCAGATCCGCGGCCGCGGGGAGCAGACTTCTGGCGCGGATGCCCGTCACCCCGGTGAACAGCCGCGTCTGAAGAGCACCCAACAGTACGTATGCCAGCGAGGAGGCCACGGCACAGCCGGCCGCCCCCCACACGGGAATCAGCATCAGGTTCAGTGCGATGTTGACCGACAGGGCGATCACGGACGGGACGACAACCAGCTTCGCGCGGCGCAACCGCAGCAAGTAGGTGCTCGGCAGACGACTCGCCCCCAGAGCCATGACGCCGGGAGCCAGCAGCATCACGAGCGGCACCGCATCCGTGTACGCCGCGCCGTACACGGCGAGAACCAGCACCGGCGCGGCCAGCGTCAGCACCAGCGCCGCGGCCAGCCCCAGCAGGACCGCGTACCGGGTGATCCGCACCGTGATGTCGGCCGACTCGGTGTCGCTGGAGTTGAACTGGCGTTTCAGCATCACCTGGGACACGACATCCGCCAGCATGCGGCTGTACCCGGCGAGGCCGACCGCCAGCGAATAGATGCCCACCTCGCGTGCGCCCGCGAAGGCGCCGAGCAAGTAGATGTCCGCGTTCATCAGAAGGAACACCGAGGCAGGTCCCAGGTGATACCGGGCACCGGTGGCCACCGTCGTACGCGCCAGTTCCACATCCCGGCGGCGGCCCGCGATCGCGCCCGCCGCGCTGAACACCACCAGCGGGACACTCCCGGCGGCGATCCAGACGGCCAGCGCCGCCACGACGCTGAACCGCTCAACGGCCACCAGGGCGACCACAGCGGCGCATTGGACGACCGCGGCGGTCAGCATCGACCAGTTCGCCACCTGCACGCGCCCCCGCAGCAGCGCCACGTTGCCCGCGTAGTTCGACGCGATGCCGAGCGGAACGCTCAGGCAGGCCACGATGACCAGGTAGAGCCCCGGCAGGTGCAGGGTTTCGGGGCCGATCACGGCCACCACGGTCACCCCCGCAAGCCCGCTGAGCGTCCCGAGCGCGAGCCCGAGCGGCACGCAGTTACCGGCGAGCGCATCCCGCCGCCCGGCATCCGTCCACAGCGCGCTCTGCGCCTGCTCGCCCGACAGGTGCCCCAGCATGGTGGCTGTGGTGGCCACGGTGACCGCCATGTAGTAGATCCCGCGGCCCTCCGGCTGCAGCGACCGGGCGATGACAGCACTGGTGAGCACGGACATCACCAGGCACGCGGCCCGGCTGCCCAGTATGCCGAGCACCTGCCGCGCGGTGTCAGCCACAGTGCCCCTGGGCGGGTTGGGAAACAGCGCACGCGGTGTCCCAGGACTGTTCGGCGCACGTACGTTGCCACAGCTCGAACTGGAGCAGGGACCACAGCAGATTGGAACGGTCGCGTCCCTCGGAATGGTCCTGCAGCAGTCCTCGGACGACATCGGGCCGGAACAGTCCGCGGGCGCGAGCGGTGTGGTCGGTCAGCAGATCGTAGGCCAGCGGCCGCAGTTCGCAGCGAAGCCAGTCCGCCAGCGGCACCCCGAAGCCGGCTTTGGGCCGGTGGAGGAGCTCGGACGGCAGCCACGGCACCATGGCCTTCTTCAGCAGCGCCTTGGTCACCTGGCCGTCGACCTTCCACCCGCCCGGCAGGCCCGCGGCCCACTCCATCAGATGATGGTCCAGGAACGGGGAACGGGCCTCCAGCGAGTGAGCCATGGTGGTGATGTCCACCTTCACGAGCAGGTCCCCCGGCAAGTACGTGTTGACGTCGACGTCCATCAACCGGTTGACGTCCTCGTCGGCAGCGGAAGTGTCGAACGCGTGCCTGATCAGGTCGTTGCTGTCGATGCCGGCGACCTGCTCGTGCTGCGCCTCGGTGTACAGAGCGTTCTTGCCCTCGCCGGAGAAGTGGGACATGAGGCTGGCGTAGCGGTGCTGAGGTGTCTCACCCAGCAGCCGGATCCCTCGGCCGACCCTGCGCAGCCGGGGGGTGGTATCCGCCTGCGCCAGGGCGGAACCGATACGGTCCAGCAGGCCGCGCAGCCGTTTCGGGGGCTGCATCCGCCCCACTCTTTTCATGAACGCGTAGCGCCGGTAGCCCCCGAAGCATTCGTCCCCTCCGTCGCCGTTGAGCACGACCGTCACGTGCCGACGGCTCAGCTCGGCCACGAAGAAGGAGGGAATGGCGGATGAGTCCGCGAACGGCTCGTCGAAATGCCGGGCCACGGTGGGCAGTACTTCCAGGGCGGACGACCCGACGACCACGAACTCGTGGTGGTCGGTTCCGTAGCGCCGGGCCACGGACGCCGCGTAGGACCGCTCGTCGTACCGCTGATCGTCGAATCCGATGCAGAAGGTCTTCACGGGCCGGTCACTGAGCCGGGCCATCGCGGCCACGACCGCGGAGGAGTCGATGCCGCCGGACAGGAATGCCCCCAGCGGACGCTCACTGACCATGCGGACCCGTGTGGCATCCAGCAGCAACTGCCGTGCTCGCTCGGCCGCCTCCCGCTCGCTGCCCACCGGTCGCGGAGTGAAGTCCAGCTTCCAGTAGCGCCGCAGGCGGGCCTCGCCGTCCTGCCACACCAGCAGGTGACCCGGTGGCAGCTTGCGGATGCCGCGGTAGATCGACCACGGAGCCGGCACGTACTGGTAGGTCAGATAGTGATGCAGGGCCACCGGATCCAGCTCCCGGGACACCGACGGATCGGCCACCAGAGCTTTCAGCTCCGAGGCGAACGCCAGTGAGGCCCCGGCCTGCCGGTAGTACAGAGGCTTCTTGCCCACCCGGTCCCGTGCGAGGAGCAGCCGTCGTCGTGCCGCGTCCCAGATGGCGAAGGCGAACATGCCGCGCAGGTGCTCGACCAGGTCCTCGCCGTGGTCCTCGTAGAGGTGGACCAGCACTTCGGTGTCGCTGCCGGTGGTGAAGCGGTGTCCGCGCGCGATCAACCGGTCACGCAGCTCAACGAAGTTGTAGATCTCGCCGTTGAAGACCGCCGCGACGGTGCCTTCCTCGTTGTAGACCGGCTGGTCGCCGCCGGCCACATCGATGATGGCGAGCCGGCGCATTCCCAGCGCGGCGTGGGCGTCGACGTGGTAACCCTCTCCGTCGGGTCCCCGATGGGCGATGAGGCGGCACATCTCCCTTACGTGGCCGGGGTCGGGAGGGCTGGTGGACACGATTCCGGCTACACCGCACATAAACGCTCCCAACGTGATGCACCGTCAGATGACTGGTCGGTCGACATCGCCGGCCCCTGCTTGCCGGTGCACCGCTTCCCGGGCTGACCGCCAAAGCCTGATACATACCACACAGATGTGGACATTTCGCCGGTCCTGCCGGCGTGACGACCATTCTTTCTTTTTCGGTAGATATCACTGGTTCTGTGATCCGGTGATCTCTTCCGTTCGGCACCGTCAGCGTCGCGGTCAGGCCCGACCGGCGCGTTATGGTCGCCGAGCCCTGACTGGGGTCTGCACGTGGGCGGCCACCTGGGTCGCCGGTGGGGCCCGCAGCCACCGGCATCGGTGCTTGAAATCCGCCAACAACCCGCGCCACAGCGGCCCGACCATCTCCCCTCCGTCGGGATGCTGATTGGTTCCACAAGCAGTGCGCCTCATCGGGTCGTTCGGATCAGCGCGCCCGGCCAGGTCAGGCTTCCTCAAGTTGTTTCTCCGGTAATGATGGGCTACTTGATTCGCGGAGTTCTCCGTGACTCCATGAAAGAAGTGAGTGATGGTCAATCTGGTGGGCGGGCAATGAGACCTCTCGCTGCCACCGTCATCGGCTGGGGATGCCTTGTGGCCGCGGTTCCAGTCGCGACGTACATGCTGCTGAATCACGGCACGGCGATCGCCGCCGCCGGTGTTGTGGTGTGCCTCGCCCTGTTGGCCGTGCCGCGCCCCGACCTGGCGTTGCTTCTACTGCTTGGGATCGTCCCAGTAGCCGCCGTCGTCGATTCAGGTGGTGTGGCACTGCCGCTGGTTGCTGCGGGAGTCGGTCTCGTCCTCTTCCGTGTCACGCTGAGAGGCTTCCGTCTGCGCGTCCATCTTGCTCTGATTGCGGTCACCGCCTTCGCGGTCACCTGGAGTTTCCTGCTGCCTCAGGTGACGCTGCTGATGGATCGGTCGTGGAGCGAGATGGCTTCCCTGCTGGTGGGCCTTGGCTTGCTTGCAGCGTCCGCAGTTGCGCCTCCGGACCCTCGGTCCGTCGGGCGTCTCGTCGCCGGCTCGGGCGCCGGTGTCGCCGGGTATCTCCTCGTCGGGGGAGAGTACGTCGACGACCGTCTGACGGGCCTGGGCCTGAACCCCAACTATCTGGGCGCCATGCTGGCACTCGCACTGGTCGCGGCAGTCGGTCTGGCGCGGCTCAATCGCTCCTGGGTGTGGCTGCTGCCCGCGCTGCCGTGCGCTGCCGCGATCCTGGAGACCCGATCGCGGGGCGCCTTTCTGATGGTCGCGGCAGGGCTGGCCTGCGTTCTGCTCGTCGGCCGTCCGCTGCGGCACAAGGTAGTCATCGCGCTGACGATCCTTGCCGTGGCTACGGCTCTCCCGGGCACGCTCGACGCGGTGGAAGGCAACTTGACGGGACATCGGACATCAACCGAACTGTCCACGAACAGCGACGTGCGGAAGCAGGTTGCCCTGTTGGCGGCGCGGGTGGCGCTCGACCACCCGGTCCGCGGCATCGGGTACGGGGTGTTCCCTGGGTACGCCCAGTCCCCGTCTGCCCTCGGCATCTACATCAACACCCACAACGACTACCTGCGCCTGGCGGCTGAGGCCGGATTGGGCACGCTCGCGCTCTTCGTGGCTTTGCTGTGGCTCGGCCTCGGCCGACGGTGCACTGCAGACCAAGCGATTCTCCGATCGCTCGGAGTGGCCTACTCGGTGGGGTTGCTGTTCGCCAACACCCTGAGCACCCTGCTCGTGACTGCTCCTTTCTGGGTTTCCCTGGGCTGCCTCCTCGCGCATTCCACTCGTAGCCGGCCGACGTCTTCGTTCGTCACCTCCCCCGCATTGGGGGAAGCTCAATGCCGGACTGTGAGGCCGAGATCAGTCAGGGCCGGCGTGTCGCCTTCGGCTGGAACTGGCAACGATGGGGACAGCTGATCAACGAGGAATGCATATCCACCGCCAGGAGCCGCTGAGTCGGCTCTGAGGTTGTGGATCACGTCCAGGACTCGGTCCCGCTTGTGAGAGTGACCTCGGCGATCTCCGCCGCGGCCATGCCTTGCGCGGACAGCAGCACCGTCTGCGCCCGCCGCCATCAAATGAGTCGGGCCGTACGCCTCAGTGCACCCGCATCGCGGCGGCGATCCGTTTCACCGACTCTTCGATACGCGTCACGCACTCCCGAGCCTCCGCGGGACTCGCACCGAGGGGATCGGACACGTCGTCATCAGCCCCGGCCGCCCCGACCGCACCGCGTCGAGTCGCGGCACCTTCCACGAGCGCGGCGAACCGGGCGGCCGGGTCCACCAGACCCGCCGCGTCCTCGGCCCTCACCAGCCGGGCGAACTCGCGCAGGGTGAAGGCTCGGGACAGTGCCCGCACCGGGGAGAGCCGTACGGCTGCCTCGCGATGCTCCGTCGCGGCGCCGAGCACCAGATCCGCGCTCTCGACCAGCCTGGCCGTCAATCGGCGAGTGACCATCCCGGACGGGTCCACGCCGCGTCCGACGACCAGCGACGCAGCCGTGGCT
This portion of the Streptomyces sp. NBC_01750 genome encodes:
- a CDS encoding class I SAM-dependent methyltransferase, encoding MIDCSSEVEQGKRFAFGRNWQEFSQLVDEDRIAGARESIVAALGTSDLAGRSFLDIGCGSGLFSLAALQLGARVHSFDYDPDAVATTGRLRDRYALDSDWRVEQGSVLDSSLISRLGQFDIVYSWGVLHHTGALWDALDAACRLVAPGGLLYVSIYNDQGLRSRAWTHVKRTYNASGPATRRLLVAGSRMYLTAPGRAVALLKLARSGRRPAGGQARRARGMSARYDLIDWVGGYPFEVAAPEEVFRVGRRHGMELRHLKTCGGGLGCNEYVFASCADLDPAQTSSAVRSATAVA
- a CDS encoding arsenate reductase/protein-tyrosine-phosphatase family protein; this translates as MPDSGSFSAASRLARFRVLTVCTGNLYRSPIAECLLRQRLATPPESIHVSSAGTEAVPGTPVAATAASLVVGRGVDPSGMVTRRLTARLVESADLVLGAATEHREAAVRLSPVRALSRAFTLREFARLVRAEDAAGLVDPAARFAALVEGAATRRGAVGAAGADDDVSDPLGASPAEARECVTRIEESVKRIAAAMRVH
- the asnB gene encoding asparagine synthase (glutamine-hydrolyzing), with amino-acid sequence MCGVAGIVSTSPPDPGHVREMCRLIAHRGPDGEGYHVDAHAALGMRRLAIIDVAGGDQPVYNEEGTVAAVFNGEIYNFVELRDRLIARGHRFTTGSDTEVLVHLYEDHGEDLVEHLRGMFAFAIWDAARRRLLLARDRVGKKPLYYRQAGASLAFASELKALVADPSVSRELDPVALHHYLTYQYVPAPWSIYRGIRKLPPGHLLVWQDGEARLRRYWKLDFTPRPVGSEREAAERARQLLLDATRVRMVSERPLGAFLSGGIDSSAVVAAMARLSDRPVKTFCIGFDDQRYDERSYAASVARRYGTDHHEFVVVGSSALEVLPTVARHFDEPFADSSAIPSFFVAELSRRHVTVVLNGDGGDECFGGYRRYAFMKRVGRMQPPKRLRGLLDRIGSALAQADTTPRLRRVGRGIRLLGETPQHRYASLMSHFSGEGKNALYTEAQHEQVAGIDSNDLIRHAFDTSAADEDVNRLMDVDVNTYLPGDLLVKVDITTMAHSLEARSPFLDHHLMEWAAGLPGGWKVDGQVTKALLKKAMVPWLPSELLHRPKAGFGVPLADWLRCELRPLAYDLLTDHTARARGLFRPDVVRGLLQDHSEGRDRSNLLWSLLQFELWQRTCAEQSWDTACAVSQPAQGHCG
- a CDS encoding O-antigen ligase family protein, coding for MKEVSDGQSGGRAMRPLAATVIGWGCLVAAVPVATYMLLNHGTAIAAAGVVVCLALLAVPRPDLALLLLLGIVPVAAVVDSGGVALPLVAAGVGLVLFRVTLRGFRLRVHLALIAVTAFAVTWSFLLPQVTLLMDRSWSEMASLLVGLGLLAASAVAPPDPRSVGRLVAGSGAGVAGYLLVGGEYVDDRLTGLGLNPNYLGAMLALALVAAVGLARLNRSWVWLLPALPCAAAILETRSRGAFLMVAAGLACVLLVGRPLRHKVVIALTILAVATALPGTLDAVEGNLTGHRTSTELSTNSDVRKQVALLAARVALDHPVRGIGYGVFPGYAQSPSALGIYINTHNDYLRLAAEAGLGTLALFVALLWLGLGRRCTADQAILRSLGVAYSVGLLFANTLSTLLVTAPFWVSLGCLLAHSTRSRPTSSFVTSPALGEAQCRTVRPRSVRAGVSPSAGTGNDGDS
- a CDS encoding lipopolysaccharide biosynthesis protein, encoding MADTARQVLGILGSRAACLVMSVLTSAVIARSLQPEGRGIYYMAVTVATTATMLGHLSGEQAQSALWTDAGRRDALAGNCVPLGLALGTLSGLAGVTVVAVIGPETLHLPGLYLVIVACLSVPLGIASNYAGNVALLRGRVQVANWSMLTAAVVQCAAVVALVAVERFSVVAALAVWIAAGSVPLVVFSAAGAIAGRRRDVELARTTVATGARYHLGPASVFLLMNADIYLLGAFAGAREVGIYSLAVGLAGYSRMLADVVSQVMLKRQFNSSDTESADITVRITRYAVLLGLAAALVLTLAAPVLVLAVYGAAYTDAVPLVMLLAPGVMALGASRLPSTYLLRLRRAKLVVVPSVIALSVNIALNLMLIPVWGAAGCAVASSLAYVLLGALQTRLFTGVTGIRARSLLPAAADLLVLLAAVRRCVPGKQAAASVPPG
- a CDS encoding glycosyltransferase, whose product is MTGCRDARAVPDAGDTAADTKLSRVCLMIGQLGLGGAEKQIVMLARGLADRGIETSLLLLSERGPRMAELSGSGVNVIGLGCRGIARPWVDLRGAVEGTVADVKAYARLVAHLRRTRPQVLHAYLFHCYIAAAPAARIARVPVCVAGRRSLGTFKEGRRGMLAVERVATGMTDFVVANAHAVAEDARRQEGLSQDRIGVIHNGMEARDFRTVAPADLTSDLPVVLCVANLRKYKGHQYLLDAVGRLRQRGQLCTLVLIGEGPERIPLQQQADRLGIDVRFLSHRTDVPAFLARADVVVLPSLEEGLSNAVMEAMAVGRPVVATAVGGTPELLRDRGVLVPPADTEALAQGLHWMLTDGAAATRLGNAARQWALEHLSADTMVERHISLYRKLLERRSAR